One part of the Phycisphaeraceae bacterium genome encodes these proteins:
- a CDS encoding PEP-CTERM sorting domain-containing protein (PEP-CTERM proteins occur, often in large numbers, in the proteomes of bacteria that also encode an exosortase, a predicted intramembrane cysteine proteinase. The presence of a PEP-CTERM domain at a protein's C-terminus predicts cleavage within the sorting domain, followed by covalent anchoring to some some component of the (usually Gram-negative) cell surface. Many PEP-CTERM proteins exhibit an unusual sequence composition that includes large numbers of potential glycosylation sites. Expression of one such protein has been shown restore the ability of a bacterium to form floc, a type of biofilm.), producing MRCRANKLFLPLFATCVSASLVCAQPHATFAIDVIGGDVSPTNPSVTVRVSAVFPETYFSLDLAKFDLISSDVQGVFSDAIIPAPIGPLPHGSYGCLITEGGSFSSGSVYGAWYKHINSLGCFAYPGTPLPIWEATWTATDFTPRMIDLHTDNTPEFLVYGDHNASAGLDMVAMGLFEHGFGSITVVPAPSSGALMLAGMMCIARRRR from the coding sequence ATGCGATGCAGAGCAAACAAACTTTTCCTTCCTTTGTTCGCCACATGCGTATCGGCTTCTCTTGTCTGCGCGCAGCCACATGCAACATTTGCAATTGATGTAATTGGTGGCGATGTGTCGCCGACAAACCCATCGGTAACGGTGCGTGTGTCCGCCGTGTTTCCAGAAACATATTTTTCACTTGATTTGGCAAAGTTCGATCTGATCAGTTCAGATGTACAGGGTGTCTTTTCAGATGCGATCATCCCTGCCCCAATCGGCCCCTTGCCGCATGGCAGCTACGGGTGCTTGATCACCGAAGGTGGTTCTTTCTCAAGCGGGTCTGTATACGGAGCCTGGTACAAACACATCAACTCGCTCGGATGCTTTGCATATCCGGGTACTCCGCTTCCCATCTGGGAGGCAACATGGACGGCGACAGATTTCACGCCGCGCATGATCGATCTTCACACGGACAACACACCCGAGTTCCTTGTGTATGGAGATCATAACGCATCTGCAGGTCTAGATATGGTTGCCATGGGCTTATTCGAGCACGGGTTTGGTTCTATCACGGTTGTGCCCGCGCCGTCGTCTGGCGCACTGATGCTGGCCGGGATGATGTGCATCGCGCGCAGGAGACGATAG
- the rpsO gene encoding 30S ribosomal protein S15 produces MSISVEVRKQTIVDSRRHDTDSGSPEVQISLLTARINELSEHLQSHKKDNHSRRGLIGMVNKRNSLLRYLARTRPEEYKATIARLGLRR; encoded by the coding sequence ATGTCAATTTCCGTAGAAGTCCGCAAGCAGACCATTGTTGATTCACGCCGGCACGACACAGATTCGGGTTCACCCGAGGTGCAGATCTCGCTGCTGACAGCGCGAATCAATGAGCTCAGCGAACATCTGCAGAGCCATAAGAAGGACAACCACAGTCGTCGCGGACTTATTGGCATGGTCAACAAGCGCAACAGTCTACTTCGCTATCTTGCACGAACGCGCCCGGAAGAATACAAAGCCACGATTGCCCGCTTGGGCCTCCGTCGCTAA
- the efp gene encoding elongation factor P: MKAIDLRPGKGIRVDGKLCVVTGVEHRTPGNLRAFIQLQYKEVLTGKNYDRRFNPADDLEVAELDRRSMEFLFDNGSGGTFMDLETYDQFEIGTDVLGNAMDFLTPNLSVIMLCSEGQPISIELPSSVELEVTDTPPGIKGATATNQLKDATLETGLKTKVPPFIVIGEKVRVSTSDGSYQSRAKGDS, from the coding sequence ATGAAAGCGATTGATCTGCGCCCGGGAAAAGGCATTCGTGTTGATGGCAAACTGTGCGTTGTGACAGGTGTGGAGCATCGCACACCGGGCAACCTGCGCGCTTTCATCCAGCTCCAGTACAAGGAAGTCCTGACAGGGAAGAACTACGACCGGCGCTTCAATCCTGCTGACGATCTGGAAGTCGCAGAACTCGATCGCAGATCCATGGAGTTTCTCTTTGACAATGGCTCGGGCGGCACATTCATGGACCTCGAAACCTACGACCAGTTCGAGATCGGCACGGACGTGCTTGGCAACGCCATGGACTTCCTCACACCGAATCTGAGCGTCATCATGCTCTGCTCGGAAGGCCAACCGATCTCCATCGAGCTTCCCAGTTCGGTTGAGCTTGAAGTCACGGACACTCCACCAGGCATCAAAGGCGCAACCGCTACCAATCAGCTCAAGGATGCCACACTTGAAACCGGACTGAAGACAAAGGTGCCGCCGTTCATCGTCATTGGCGAGAAGGTGCGCGTCTCGACATCCGACGGCTCATACCAGAGCCGGGCCAAGGGCGATTCCTGA
- a CDS encoding KpsF/GutQ family sugar-phosphate isomerase, with product MTMTADSRPTGSQPQSSPEVELGFARGVLTSELAALDATAHALGQSFLDAVALIERCCHQNGTVLVTGLGKSGLVGAKISATLASLGIPSHSVHPSEAAHGDLGKFQSRDVVLAISYSGQTLEVVNLCAILHQDNLPIIALVGSNAASSSLAQLASATVLLHADTEAGAPQFSAPTSSTTATMAVGDALALTVARRRGFTDADFAKRHPGGALGSTLRPVVDVLRFRVGQNVHPVRSGTTVADAITQADTTGRRPGAILIVDNAGTLIGILTDGDLRRNMVLHQQFLSQPVDVFMTKSPRKISANALVKDAAVLFREFRLDDLPVVDNAGKPIGVLDIQDLVALRLVSE from the coding sequence GTGACCATGACAGCAGATTCCAGACCGACAGGCTCCCAACCACAGTCATCACCCGAGGTTGAACTCGGGTTTGCTCGCGGGGTACTCACATCAGAACTGGCTGCGCTGGATGCCACCGCACACGCGCTGGGCCAGTCATTTCTTGATGCTGTTGCTCTGATCGAACGATGCTGCCACCAGAACGGCACTGTCCTTGTCACCGGTCTTGGGAAATCCGGGCTTGTCGGCGCGAAGATCTCTGCCACACTTGCATCACTTGGTATCCCCTCTCACTCGGTGCATCCATCTGAGGCTGCACATGGTGATCTTGGCAAGTTCCAGTCTCGCGATGTCGTTCTTGCGATCTCCTATTCAGGGCAAACCCTTGAAGTGGTCAATCTCTGTGCCATCCTGCATCAGGACAATCTTCCGATTATCGCGTTGGTGGGGTCAAACGCCGCCTCATCCAGTCTTGCACAACTCGCAAGCGCAACCGTGCTGCTCCATGCTGACACAGAAGCGGGTGCTCCGCAGTTCTCTGCGCCAACCAGTTCCACCACAGCAACGATGGCTGTGGGTGATGCACTTGCGCTGACAGTTGCACGCAGACGAGGATTCACTGATGCCGACTTTGCCAAGCGTCATCCTGGCGGCGCACTTGGTTCAACACTGAGACCGGTCGTTGATGTGCTCCGCTTCCGTGTGGGTCAGAATGTACATCCTGTCCGATCAGGCACGACAGTTGCTGATGCAATTACACAGGCGGATACCACAGGCAGGAGACCCGGCGCGATTCTTATTGTAGATAACGCGGGAACACTCATTGGCATTCTGACCGATGGGGACCTGCGTCGAAACATGGTTCTGCATCAGCAGTTCCTGTCTCAACCCGTCGATGTGTTCATGACAAAGTCACCACGAAAGATCTCAGCAAATGCACTTGTCAAGGATGCTGCAGTGCTGTTCAGAGAGTTCAGGCTCGACGACCTTCCTGTGGTTGACAATGCTGGCAAGCCAATTGGTGTGCTGGACATTCAGGATCTTGTCGCGCTCAGATTGGTCTCAGAATAA
- a CDS encoding PEP-CTERM sorting domain-containing protein (PEP-CTERM proteins occur, often in large numbers, in the proteomes of bacteria that also encode an exosortase, a predicted intramembrane cysteine proteinase. The presence of a PEP-CTERM domain at a protein's C-terminus predicts cleavage within the sorting domain, followed by covalent anchoring to some some component of the (usually Gram-negative) cell surface. Many PEP-CTERM proteins exhibit an unusual sequence composition that includes large numbers of potential glycosylation sites. Expression of one such protein has been shown restore the ability of a bacterium to form floc, a type of biofilm.) encodes MIGGVVSPTNPSVTVRVSGVFPETWYALEYAKFDLISSDETGEFSNLFIPAPIGPYPHGTWGCVNTTGGTIMNGSAYEAVFFQVNALGCGAYPGMPLPIWEGTWTATDFTPRTVDLHTENTSEFRVFTDHNATGGYDFVAAGWFDHGFGSITVVPAPSSGALMLAGMMCLARRRR; translated from the coding sequence GTGATTGGTGGCGTGGTGTCGCCGACAAACCCATCGGTAACGGTGCGTGTGTCCGGTGTGTTCCCGGAGACGTGGTATGCACTCGAATACGCGAAGTTCGATCTGATCAGTTCGGACGAAACAGGCGAGTTCAGCAATCTGTTTATACCAGCGCCGATCGGCCCATATCCGCACGGAACGTGGGGATGTGTTAACACCACGGGTGGCACTATCATGAATGGCAGCGCGTACGAAGCGGTGTTTTTTCAGGTGAATGCACTCGGTTGTGGAGCATATCCAGGCATGCCCCTTCCTATCTGGGAGGGGACATGGACAGCGACGGACTTCACACCTCGCACGGTGGATCTCCACACGGAGAACACATCTGAGTTTCGCGTATTTACTGATCACAATGCAACTGGTGGGTATGACTTTGTAGCAGCGGGGTGGTTCGATCACGGCTTCGGTTCGATCACGGTTGTGCCAGCGCCGTCGTCTGGCGCGCTGATGCTGGCCGGGATGATGTGCCTCGCGCGCAGGAGACGATAG
- a CDS encoding pyridoxal phosphate-dependent aminotransferase: MNSTTTPTTSLTLSHRVNSIGPSATLRITAKANALQKAGKDILIFAAGEPDTPTPEVVVEAAVQALRNGETRYKPALGDVAVREAIAHKLTTQNRIQGLTKDHVAVTFGAKQALYNACQCLFDVAATGTAPAEAIIPVPSWVSYRPIVELAGGKVVTLETLPEHGFKPRPEDFRKLVNERTRAVFLNSPNNPTGAVISPDEMRAIAEELAHLASSVAPNLVILSDEIYENIIFDGMQHCSPGSIESIADRTITINGLSKSASMTGWRAGYAACPGSFGAELIQGMGKVQEQSASNVTSFVMPAMCAALTQIDDHIKRMRTSFEERSRIMYEGLNTIAGVTCTPIRGAFYAFPDVSALLGKTTPKGTKLANSTIFAEALLDEAGIAVIQGAAFEGCGDKHIRFSFAKHVDTLRSGITRFERFCTTLS; the protein is encoded by the coding sequence ATGAACTCGACAACAACACCAACCACATCCCTGACACTTTCACATCGCGTCAACTCAATCGGACCTTCGGCTACGCTGCGAATTACCGCAAAGGCAAACGCACTCCAGAAAGCCGGGAAGGACATCCTCATCTTCGCGGCTGGAGAACCTGATACACCAACCCCAGAGGTTGTTGTAGAAGCGGCTGTTCAGGCACTCCGGAACGGCGAAACGCGATACAAACCAGCTCTTGGTGATGTCGCTGTTCGAGAAGCAATAGCCCACAAACTCACAACGCAGAACCGAATCCAAGGGCTGACAAAGGACCATGTTGCAGTCACGTTCGGGGCCAAGCAGGCTCTCTATAACGCCTGCCAGTGCCTGTTTGATGTTGCTGCAACTGGAACAGCGCCAGCAGAGGCGATTATCCCGGTGCCATCGTGGGTTTCATATCGCCCAATTGTCGAACTTGCTGGCGGCAAGGTTGTCACACTGGAAACCCTTCCAGAGCACGGATTTAAGCCAAGGCCTGAAGATTTCAGAAAACTCGTCAACGAGCGTACACGAGCCGTCTTTCTGAATAGTCCGAACAATCCGACAGGGGCGGTCATTTCTCCCGACGAAATGCGTGCAATCGCGGAAGAACTGGCACATCTCGCAAGCTCAGTTGCTCCAAACCTTGTCATCCTCTCAGATGAAATCTATGAAAACATCATCTTTGATGGCATGCAGCACTGCTCACCCGGTTCCATTGAGTCAATTGCGGATAGAACAATCACGATAAATGGTCTTTCAAAGTCTGCTTCCATGACTGGGTGGCGTGCTGGGTATGCGGCGTGTCCCGGTTCATTCGGTGCAGAACTGATCCAGGGCATGGGCAAGGTTCAGGAGCAATCTGCGAGCAATGTGACATCGTTCGTCATGCCCGCTATGTGCGCCGCTCTCACACAGATTGATGACCACATCAAACGAATGCGTACCTCTTTCGAGGAGCGATCACGGATCATGTACGAAGGACTGAATACCATCGCTGGAGTCACATGTACCCCGATACGTGGTGCGTTTTATGCCTTTCCAGATGTCTCAGCATTACTTGGAAAGACGACACCAAAGGGGACAAAGCTTGCCAACAGCACAATCTTTGCTGAAGCGTTGCTTGACGAAGCTGGGATTGCAGTGATCCAGGGTGCCGCCTTTGAGGGGTGTGGAGACAAGCACATCCGCTTCTCGTTTGCAAAGCATGTAGACACGCTGCGCTCTGGGATCACCCGATTTGAGCGTTTTTGTACAACTCTTTCGTAA
- a CDS encoding NADH-quinone oxidoreductase subunit C, with protein sequence MTTASTLKDQPTLKAVKTAFPDATLSATEFRGDITLVVQPGDLHAVCAFLRDNAQTKFTFLSDVAGLDYLEYPAKQPGRFAVVYNLLNTDMTERFYVKVYLDPSLPTDGTAEDPSLVVDSVCDLWPGAEWMEREVYDMFGIRFANHPDLRRILLWKDYPAHPLRKDYPLRGRSEREMYKIIDRTTT encoded by the coding sequence ATGACAACCGCTTCCACCCTGAAAGACCAACCCACACTCAAGGCAGTGAAGACTGCGTTTCCTGACGCGACATTGAGCGCGACGGAGTTCCGGGGTGACATCACGCTGGTTGTCCAGCCGGGCGATCTGCACGCGGTGTGTGCATTCCTGCGTGACAATGCGCAGACGAAGTTCACATTCCTCTCGGATGTTGCGGGGCTTGATTACCTTGAGTATCCTGCGAAGCAGCCGGGACGGTTTGCTGTTGTCTACAACCTGCTCAACACAGACATGACCGAGCGGTTCTATGTGAAGGTCTACCTTGATCCGTCATTGCCAACCGATGGCACCGCGGAGGACCCATCGCTTGTGGTTGATTCCGTGTGCGATCTCTGGCCCGGGGCCGAGTGGATGGAGCGCGAGGTGTACGATATGTTCGGGATTCGCTTTGCGAATCACCCCGATCTGCGACGCATCTTGTTGTGGAAGGACTATCCGGCGCATCCACTTCGCAAGGACTATCCGTTGCGGGGTCGATCGGAACGTGAGATGTACAAGATCATTGATCGCACGACAACATAA
- a CDS encoding segregation/condensation protein A, whose protein sequence is MITEYRVHLDVFDGPMDLLMHLIHQHEVDISDIPVAIIADQYIDYIRHVEKVDMETAGDFLLMAATLMEIKSRMIARQSVAKEQSDEDVGQFDDDEGEDPRAELVRQLLAYRMYREAADALESKRDDWERKYPGGRVLPSAEALSELKEAEPELDLEDIDLLDLARAFARIAAAVNFDRLGEHEIGEDDSPIELHAADMRDSLTRYKAEGLAEVPLKMLLTGRKRSEMLGLFLAMLELMKQQLVRVELHDEFGIRLALHDHPQEIPDVESDSAEPTSA, encoded by the coding sequence GTGATCACTGAGTATCGTGTCCATCTCGATGTCTTTGATGGCCCCATGGACCTTTTGATGCATCTGATCCATCAACACGAGGTCGACATCTCTGATATTCCGGTCGCAATCATTGCCGACCAGTACATTGACTACATCCGGCATGTCGAGAAAGTAGACATGGAAACCGCGGGCGATTTCCTTCTCATGGCTGCGACATTGATGGAGATCAAGTCCCGCATGATCGCCCGTCAGTCGGTGGCGAAGGAGCAGAGTGACGAGGATGTAGGGCAGTTCGATGATGACGAGGGTGAAGATCCGCGTGCAGAACTTGTCAGGCAGCTTCTTGCGTATCGCATGTATCGCGAGGCAGCAGATGCCCTCGAATCAAAGCGAGACGATTGGGAACGCAAGTACCCCGGCGGTCGTGTGCTTCCGAGTGCTGAAGCATTATCAGAACTGAAAGAAGCTGAGCCCGAACTTGATCTGGAAGACATCGACCTGCTCGATCTCGCACGTGCATTTGCCCGGATCGCTGCTGCCGTCAACTTCGATCGACTCGGCGAGCATGAGATCGGTGAGGATGATTCGCCGATTGAACTCCATGCTGCAGACATGCGCGACAGTTTGACGCGTTACAAAGCCGAAGGCTTGGCTGAAGTTCCTCTGAAAATGTTGCTCACCGGACGGAAACGCTCGGAGATGCTTGGGTTGTTCCTTGCGATGCTCGAACTCATGAAGCAGCAGCTTGTTCGAGTGGAGCTTCACGATGAGTTTGGGATTCGCCTTGCTTTGCACGATCATCCGCAGGAGATCCCAGATGTGGAATCCGATTCAGCAGAGCCAACAAGCGCATAA
- a CDS encoding HAD-IIIA family hydrolase, translating into MAVTPSGALPRHIKLLVLDVDGVLTDGSILYGMRGEQYQRFHVRDGYGIKQWINKGLYVGIISGRSCNATITRLQELGITHMHLGVSEPKDRVLSRLMSSLGVAPDNVAVMGDDVPDLPMFTLAGYSIAPADAEPTVLKEADIVTTRTGGNGAVREAIDHLLASIQ; encoded by the coding sequence ATGGCTGTAACCCCAAGCGGCGCGCTCCCACGCCACATCAAACTGCTCGTGCTTGATGTTGATGGTGTGCTCACAGACGGCTCCATTCTCTACGGCATGCGTGGCGAGCAGTATCAGCGTTTTCATGTGCGCGACGGGTACGGTATCAAGCAGTGGATCAACAAAGGTCTGTATGTTGGCATCATCAGCGGTCGCTCGTGCAATGCAACAATCACACGCTTGCAGGAACTCGGTATCACACACATGCATCTTGGTGTCAGCGAACCGAAGGACCGTGTGCTTAGTCGGTTGATGAGCAGTCTCGGTGTAGCACCGGACAACGTTGCCGTCATGGGTGATGATGTGCCCGATCTGCCCATGTTCACGCTCGCAGGCTATTCGATCGCCCCTGCTGACGCAGAGCCGACCGTGCTCAAAGAGGCTGACATTGTAACGACACGCACTGGTGGTAACGGGGCAGTCCGCGAGGCAATAGACCATCTGCTTGCCAGTATTCAATAG
- a CDS encoding PEP-CTERM sorting domain-containing protein (PEP-CTERM proteins occur, often in large numbers, in the proteomes of bacteria that also encode an exosortase, a predicted intramembrane cysteine proteinase. The presence of a PEP-CTERM domain at a protein's C-terminus predicts cleavage within the sorting domain, followed by covalent anchoring to some some component of the (usually Gram-negative) cell surface. Many PEP-CTERM proteins exhibit an unusual sequence composition that includes large numbers of potential glycosylation sites. Expression of one such protein has been shown restore the ability of a bacterium to form floc, a type of biofilm.) → MRCRAHQLFFPLFATYAMCCAVCAQPHGTFAIDVIGGVVSPSNPSVTVRVSGVFPDTWYALEYAKFDLISSDETGEFSNLFIPAPIGPYPHGTWGCVNTTGGTIMNGSAYEAVFFQVNALGCGAYPGTPLPIWEGTWTATDFTPRTVDLHTENTQEFRVFGDSGATAGFNFVTMGLFEHGFGSITVVPAPSSGALMLAGMMCIARRRR, encoded by the coding sequence ATGCGATGCAGAGCACACCAACTGTTCTTTCCTTTGTTCGCAACGTACGCGATGTGCTGTGCTGTCTGCGCGCAGCCACATGGAACATTTGCAATTGATGTGATTGGTGGCGTGGTGTCGCCATCAAACCCATCGGTGACGGTGCGTGTGTCCGGTGTGTTCCCGGACACGTGGTATGCGCTCGAATACGCGAAGTTCGATCTGATCAGTTCGGACGAAACAGGCGAGTTCAGCAATCTGTTTATACCAGCGCCGATCGGCCCATATCCGCACGGAACGTGGGGATGTGTTAACACCACGGGTGGCACTATCATGAATGGCAGCGCGTACGAAGCGGTGTTTTTTCAGGTGAATGCACTCGGTTGTGGAGCATATCCAGGCACGCCCCTTCCTATCTGGGAGGGGACATGGACAGCGACGGACTTCACACCGCGAACGGTGGATCTCCACACGGAGAACACACAAGAGTTCCGTGTGTTTGGAGATAGTGGCGCTACTGCTGGGTTTAACTTTGTTACAATGGGACTGTTTGAGCACGGGTTTGGTTCGATCACGGTTGTGCCCGCGCCGTCGTCTGGCGCGCTGATGCTGGCCGGGATGATGTGCATCGCGCGCAGGAGACGATAG
- a CDS encoding PEP-CTERM sorting domain-containing protein, which translates to MKKLVAMTVLALGTSAMAQVVLPPHATTYTGFSRGFSFTAGSSFQITNLTLPTDAQAGLTEETYLVDINGTTAYYANGPYAGGNINVTAGDIVTIVGNWTPGAAGGAGNFTASNSYASGGGTYSTMIEGVSTTLFRAGVQWDIGDPVGGPAALGTIFNGLSGSIGRINMYTQVPAPGSLALLGMGGLVASRRRRG; encoded by the coding sequence ATGAAGAAGCTCGTTGCGATGACCGTTCTGGCACTCGGCACCAGCGCCATGGCGCAGGTTGTCCTGCCCCCGCACGCTACAACCTACACAGGTTTCAGCCGCGGTTTCTCGTTCACAGCTGGTTCCAGCTTCCAGATCACCAACCTGACCCTGCCCACAGACGCGCAGGCTGGTCTGACAGAGGAAACCTATCTCGTTGATATCAACGGCACGACCGCGTATTACGCGAACGGCCCGTACGCTGGTGGCAACATCAACGTCACCGCTGGCGACATCGTGACCATCGTTGGCAACTGGACACCGGGCGCAGCAGGCGGCGCTGGCAACTTCACAGCCAGCAACTCCTACGCAAGCGGCGGTGGCACATACTCCACCATGATCGAAGGCGTCTCCACAACCCTGTTCCGTGCAGGCGTGCAGTGGGACATCGGTGACCCCGTGGGTGGCCCCGCTGCTCTCGGCACCATCTTCAACGGCCTTTCCGGCTCCATCGGTCGTATCAACATGTACACCCAGGTTCCCGCACCGGGCAGCCTCGCGCTCCTCGGCATGGGCGGCCTCGTCGCTTCACGTCGTCGTCGTGGCTAA